A genomic region of Papaver somniferum cultivar HN1 chromosome 7, ASM357369v1, whole genome shotgun sequence contains the following coding sequences:
- the LOC113294723 gene encoding zinc finger BED domain-containing protein RICESLEEPER 2-like → MSSVQEQDHYNDVMSSDGEEDDNVEMLDSLNEDATVGCAPAPVSLGKKHKLRSQVWEFFKLVKYKDGTKKGVCKACNAGYKYESQKGGTSAMKRHKFPNRQSQDVGKMILSAKNGQVSTRVRKVDQMKLRDLFSALLIARNVPFSLVEWKEFRDICRICLTSDMWTSVTTTGYISLTAHYLDQDWVFENKLLNFCPLPPPHTALIVKEGLKKIDPAVLKIRLSVKSLKKSQVRKQKFLDIVDTLGMSGIKRGIRQDVNTRWNSTYLMLDSCILYKQVFSHLKLVDSDYEDYPTDEECEQIEVVTKFLKVFHDLTKIFSGSKYPTSIPYFERICQVQVLLKKESRNDIEFIRNMVKEMQAKFDSYWKELSPILAMAVVLDPRSKMNFVKFTYSKLYPEVRELEREVNKVRSNMTTLFNEYYTLSSSTASNSCATQNLGIQNGGNSAAEEGSDFFQEYVATQERGGDVLTELSELDEYLGESYRGCLNSPLDILNYWKNHEQRFPVLSIMAGDILLIPISTVASESAFSIGGRVIDRFRSSLLPENAEAFITTRNWEYGIGKEDMDENNEIIEEDVLGFEPDAVEDGAVEDGAVEDVEEVISYASN, encoded by the exons atgtcaagtgtacaagaacaagaCCATTATAACGATGTTATGAGTAGTGACGGTGAGGAGGATGATAATGTTGAGATGCTAGATTCTCTGAATGAGGATGCAACTGTTGGTTGTGCACCTGCACCAGTTTCACTTGGAAAGAAACATAAACTTAGATCCCAAGTTTGGGAATTTTTTAAACTCGTTAAATATAAAGATGGAACAAAGAAGGGAGTGTGCAAGGCTTGTAATGCaggatataaatatgaaagtcAAAAAGGTGGAACCTCAGCCATGAAAAGGCATAAGTTCCCTAACCGTCAGTCTCAGGACGTAGGGAAAATGATATTATCTGCAAAGAATGGCCAGGTGTCTACCCGCGTACGCAAAGTTGATCAGATGAAATTAAGGGATCTGTTTTCAGCATTACTCATTGCAAGAAATGTTCCATTTTCTTTGGTGGAGTGGAAAGAATTTAGGGATATAT GTAGGAtatgtctaacatcagacatgtggactTCTGTAACGACTACTGGATATATAAGCTTAACTGCGCACTATCTTGATCAAGATTGGGTGTTTGAAAACAAGCTTCTGAATTTCTGTCcccttccaccacctcatacag CTCTTATTGTAAAAGAAGGACTTAAGAAGATTGATCCAGCCGTGCTTAAGATAAGATTGTCAGTGAAGTCCCTTAAAAAGtcccaagtaagaaaacaaaagttcttggaCATTGTTGATACTTTAGGAATGTCTGGAATAAAAAGGGGTATTCGTCAAGACGTAAATACAAG gtggaattcaacttatcttatGTTAGATAGTTGTATCTTGTATAAGCAAGTTTTCTCTCATTTGAAGTTGGTAGATTCAGACTATGAAGACTATCCAACTGATGAAGAATGTGAACAAATTGAAGTAGTCACAAAGTTTCTCAAGGTGTTTCATGATCTCACAAAGATAttttctggtagtaagtatcctacttCCATTCCGTATTTTGAAAGAATTTGTCAAGTTCAGGTGTTACTAAAGAAAGAAAGCAGAAATGACATTGAATTCATTAGGAACATGGTAAAAGAGATGCAAGCAAAATTTGATAGTTATTGGAAGGAGTTGAGTCCTATATTGGCTATGGcagttgtgttagatcctagatcgAAAATGAATTTTGTGAAATTTACTTACTCCAAGTTGTATCCTGAGGTGAGAGAATTAGAACGTGAAGTTAATAAAGTGCGTAGTAATATGACAACACTTTTTAATGAGTATTACACCTTGTCAAGTTCAACAGCTTCCAACAGTTGTGCAACTCAAAATTTGGGTATTCAAAATGGTGGGAATTCTGCTGCCgaagaagggagtgattttttTCAG GAATATGTTGCAACACAGGAACGTGGTGGTGATGTACTAACTGAATTGTCAGAGTTAGATGAATATCTTGGCGAGTCGTACAGAGGTTGTCTAAATTCACCACTCGACATCCTAAACTATTGGAAGAACCATGAACAACGATTTCCAGTACTTTCAATAATGGCAGGGGATATTTTGTTAATTCCTATTTCAACTGTCGCTTCAGAATCTGCATTTAGCATTGGAGGAAGGGTAATTGATCGATTTCGCAGttccttattacctgaaaatgctgaggcgTTCATAACAACTCGTAATTGGGAATATGGAATTG gaaaagaagatatggatgagAACAATGAGATTATTGAAGAagatgtattaggatttgaacctgATGCAGTGGAGGATGGAGCAGTGGAGGATGGGGCAGTGGAGGATGTGGAGGAAGTAAtttcttatgcgtctaattag